From the Pirellulales bacterium genome, the window GTGGCCAGTGTTGGCGCTGGTGCGCAGCAGGATCGGCGCCGCCGACGTGTTCGCCGATTGCAGCCGGGCGATCATCTTGCGCGACTGCATCGGATCGACCCGCGGATCGTTGGCGCCAGTAAGCATGAGGATCGCCGGGTACTTCGCGCCTGCGAGAACATGGTGGTATGGAGAATAGGCCGAGAGCGCCCGAAACTGGTCTGCGTCCTTGACTGTGCCGAACTCCGGAACGTTGAATGCTCCGTTGGGGGACAGCTCGACGCGCAGCATATCGTAAATGCCGACCGACGAGACCACGGCCTTGACCAGCTCCGGATGCTGCGTGAGCATGGCCCCCATCAACAGGCCGCCGTTGCTGCCGCCGATGATCGCCAAATGCTCGGGCGAGGTGTAACCACGGGCGATCAAGTGTTGCAGTACCGCGGCGAAATCATCGAACACGTTTTGCTTCTTGGTCAGGCTGCCCGACAAATGCCAAGCTTCGCCGAACTCACCGCCCCCACGAAGATTCGCCACGACGCTGATGAACCCTTGGTCAAACAAGACTCGACTGTTCGGACGGAAACTCGGCGCGAGACTGATTCCATAACCGCCGTAGCCGGTCACCAAACAAGGATTCGAGCCATCGCGCTTGGCCGACTTGGGCAGCATGATGCTCAACGGGATCCGGGTGCCGTCCTTGGACGTGGCAAACTCGCGCACGACCTGCACGTCGTTGAACTCAACCGGCGAAGGCGTCGCCAGGGCGGTCTTTTCGGTTTTGCCTGTCTGCGGCTGGTAATGATAAAAGGCCGGCGGCTCGACGAACGACACATTGCTGAAGAGCAATTCATCTCCGTCGAGGGGCGCCATGCCGCCAACGCTCGACACCTCCAATTGCCGCGGCGCTGACTGGGGACGGCCAGCGTGATCGAAGACGCGAATCTCCGACGGCCCGCCCGTTTGATACTCGACGTACAAGAGCGTGTCCGTGGCTGCAAACGTATCGGGACTGCCAAAGTGACTCACGATCGCATCTTTGCCCTCGGGGATGATCTTCTGGGCGGCCGACAGCGTCGGTGTGGTCAGCGATAGCCGCAGCAACTCGCCGCGCGGTGCGCCCTTTCGTGAAATCAGGAACAGCTTGTCCTTTGGCACGAAGACTCCGGCCACGATCTGATCAGGGATCCGGCTGAGCTGCGTCCAAGTTCCGTTTGGGGATCGCAAGTGAAGTTCAAACTCGCCACCATCGCCGTTTTGCATCGTCACGAGCACGTGCCCGGACTTGGCCGTTGCAAGTTTGATCTCGGCGATTCGCGGAAACTCTTTTCCGATTTCGTAGCGGTCGTCTTGAGTCGGCGTGCCCAGCTTGTGGAAATAGACTTGCGTGAAGAAGTCGAGGTCTGCATCAGGGCGCTCGCCGTGGCGGGGATAGCGAGAGTAGAAGAACCCTGCGCTGTCGGCGGCCCAGCTCAAATCGCCGCCAGCGGTGCCGCCGTTGGCACGAGGAACAACCTCACCCGTATCGTGTCCGGTCTTGGCGTCGAACAGGTGGACATCGCCCGCCTCGCTGCCCCATTTCGAGAGCGACACGGCCATGAGGTTCCCGTCGGGGCTGGGCACG encodes:
- a CDS encoding alpha/beta fold hydrolase; translated protein: MSIAIITTLLSMAVAISSPSTPRHDVIDTYHGVTIVDPYRWLEDSSADEVRRWSDAQNAHARAFLDKLPDVPAIRSRVSEIMLAKTYSYSSLKYVKGKLFAIKRQPPKQQPFLLVMNWPGDPATSKVLVDPNELDSHGGTAIDWYVPSPDGNLMAVSLSKWGSEAGDVHLFDAKTGHDTGEVVPRANGGTAGGDLSWAADSAGFFYSRYPRHGERPDADLDFFTQVYFHKLGTPTQDDRYEIGKEFPRIAEIKLATAKSGHVLVTMQNGDGGEFELHLRSPNGTWTQLSRIPDQIVAGVFVPKDKLFLISRKGAPRGELLRLSLTTPTLSAAQKIIPEGKDAIVSHFGSPDTFAATDTLLYVEYQTGGPSEIRVFDHAGRPQSAPRQLEVSSVGGMAPLDGDELLFSNVSFVEPPAFYHYQPQTGKTEKTALATPSPVEFNDVQVVREFATSKDGTRIPLSIMLPKSAKRDGSNPCLVTGYGGYGISLAPSFRPNSRVLFDQGFISVVANLRGGGEFGEAWHLSGSLTKKQNVFDDFAAVLQHLIARGYTSPEHLAIIGGSNGGLLMGAMLTQHPELVKAVVSSVGIYDMLRVELSPNGAFNVPEFGTVKDADQFRALSAYSPYHHVLAGAKYPAILMLTGANDPRVDPMQSRKMIARLQSANTSAAPILLRTSANTGHGMGTPLTEQIDEQVDIYAFLFDQLGIKFRRGE